The genomic DNA ATTTTTGAAAATCCATCTGATGCTGACTGCATTCTTTCACTTCCTAAAATCCAAGATCATCGTAATCCGAATGACCTGTATTTGATTTCTGTTGCTTGATCGTTTTCTTTTGCTTCCTTGCCGCTTCTCGATCATCAACAGATTTGAACCCTCTTTGTTCCCAATCTTTCAATATGGCATTGATATAGTTATAGTTTCTTGCGTTTGCATCAATAGCAATTTCAATAGCTTTAACAATTAATTGTTCAGCATCTTTTTGACTAGCTCCGATTTTTTCAAAATCAGAAATCCAATAATCAAAATCGGTCATAGTTTTAGACGACATCAATCCAAATCCGTTATTTTCCCAAATTGAACGAATGGACGACCCTTTATTGTTATTATTATTACTTCTTAGGTTCTTAGGTTCTTTAGGTTCTTGTTTATGTTCAGTTCGTTGTTCAGTTTGATGTGCAGCTTGTTGTTCACTTCGTTGTTTTTTCATTTCAGAAAAGCTTTGATATTCTGCGTAGTTACTGACTTTGTACCATGTCCCGTTTTGTCTACTTCTGCTTAATTCAATCATGTCATCTTTAACAAGCAAATCTAAAAATTTTCTGACGGTGTTTCGGCTTACTTCCCACCTTTCAGAAAGTTTTTTTTCGGATGTAATTCTTTCTCCGACTTTCACCGTTTTTAACTCTCCATCAAAAAGAATCTTTCTGTCTTGGTGATTGGCCATGAATATTAAATCAAGCCACCATTTAAGGTATTGAGGATTTTCCCAAATCCAGTGATCTTGAATGGTCCTATAAAGTTTTATCCAACCTCCAATGGCCAACCTGCTCGCCTCCTTTTATAAATCGTCCATACTGGTAAAATTTGTAATTTTGTTGTGTCCTCTACAATATTCACAAGTTCCACAACTGATTGGTTCTTCTTCGCCTTTTTTCACTCGCACAACATGCTCGATGTTTTCTTTTAATTCTTCTAATTCGTAAATCATTTTTTCTTCGCTAATAGTGATTAGTTTTGCTTCACTAGGTGTTTGTTTCGAAACGGCTGCAATGAGAGGAAGAAAATTTTTGTCATATTGTTGGCGAAGCAGTTCACAATAAACTGCCATTTGTAACACGTAACCGAAGCGTTCAATGAAGTTTGCTTTTCTGTTTAAACGTTCATCCCATTTCTTCTCATGCATATCTTTGGTTGTTTTGATGTCTACAAAATACTTTTCTTCTAAATTTAAACAATCGATTTTCCCTTTCCACATTGCACCGCCAATTTCACCTGTGACGATCACTTCTTTTTCGCCTTGATAAATATTTAAAAAGGCTTCTTCTTGTTTTAATCTTTCAATCATCTGCTCCGCAATTTGGAAATCTTTCAGTAGACCAAACGGTTTTCTTGAAGAAAACATCTTGCTTTTGTTTTCTTCTTTAAATGCTTCATGAATTTCTGGTGATTCAAAGTAAGAATGAACATAATTACCAACAAGCAATGCTTTTGGATCGTTTTCTGGTGTCCATTCGCCTTTTAACTTGGCAAGAGCTGCAGCTTCACATTCAAGAAATTTTTTATATTGAGAGACAGACATATAAGCTAGGTCCGCTTCTTGTGAATAATAATTTTCATCAGAAAGGATAATCGTCTTCTTCAATCGTTGAGACATCAGCTTCACTCTCTTTCTGATTGGTTTCATAACCAGCCATCACATCTAAAGTTTCCTGAACTGGTTCTTCTAAAATTTGTTCAGCCGTTTTCGTTAAATCTTCTTTTTCAATTGGGTTTGCTTGTTCAATATCGTTTTCTTGCTCAATAACTTTTTTATTGTTGGCAAATAATTTTTCTTCAAGTGCTATTGCTGTATCTGCAACTGGTTCTGCTTCCTTACGTCTGTTTTCATCATATTCGTATTCTGTTGTTCTATTAATCGCATCTGTCAGTAAATCACTATCATCGCTTGTATTGATAAATGTTTTAGCGGCTCGATTGATTACTGTACGTTTAGCCATTTCTCCTGGAAAATCATTTTGAACATTTTTTGTTTTCGCTTTGCTCCAAGATTTGTCAATTTCTTTTTTTGTCATAACGGTATAAACACGTTCACCATCGTTTTTTTCAATTACTGCAAAAGCACCAATAATTTCATTGTCTTGATTTGCGAAGTCTGGCTCAAATTCTTTAACGACTGTTCTGCCTTTTTCACTGCCAATCCTAAACACATCACCTTTGTGAACAACTTCCGCCCAAATATCTTTAACATTTGATAAACGTTTCAAAACGGCTTGTGTTCCAAAATATGATCGTTGCATTTGTAACTCTTTTCCATAAACAACAAAATAACATTGGGTTTTTGCTGGACTTAGGCCTTGAACAACCATATCTAATAAAGTGTTAGCAACAGATTCTTTTGTAACAACTTCTAAAGCAGGTCTTTTATTTCGATCTTGTACTTTTTGAATTGCAAACCATGCTGATTTTAGAGCATTCGATGCATTGTAATTAGCTGGCAATTGTAACCCATCCTGCTCTAAACCTTTAATTCTGTTAGAAACTGCATCAGTAACGTCTTTTTGTAAAATAATTTCCCCCATCATTGATTCTCCTCTTCTTCGTCATATTCCCATGTTGGCTCTAATGCTTCTTTTTCTTCTAGCGGCTCTTGTCTAGCTCCTAATGAATCAAATTCAGGCATTTTCACCACTCCCAAAATATTTTCGTTTTGTTTTCTTCAAGTTCAACGTGATCAAATCCTTCTGTTTCTAATTGAGATAAAAACGTTGATGTAAGACCTTTACTATTCACTACGCAACTTGTGTTACCATTTGCTGCTGCAGTTCGAATTGATTGAACAATCCTATTTTGAGCATTCGCTAACATTAATTCGTAAACATCATCACTTAAACCTCTTACTTCAATCATTGTTTTTCCTCCGTTTTGATTTGTGTTATACTTTTGTAAACATTTATTTTTGTAATTGACCTACTTTGATGGCCGTCGAAGTAGGTCTTTATTTGTTGTTCCATCTTTTCATTCCTCATCATCAGACATCTTTTTGTAAATTCTTTCATACAGAGTCAATTGTCTTTCAAGCTGATTTAATGTATAAACGCTATTGTGTTTACGTTGATTAGATTGCATAAATTGCAAATTATTCTTCAATACATCGATTTTTTCTAGTACTACTTCTTTAACCATTTCAGTTTCATGTTCATTCAAAACCGATTTAGTCTTAGTTTTCATATGTGGTGGTATAGCTTGTTGTCGAGTTGGTAAAACAGCTCCTGTCCTACTATCTTGAAATGTTGGTCGTGAGTTCATTTGTTGAATGGTTAAACTATTTATTCGGTTTTCAGCTTCACTTAATCGTTCACTAATTACCCAATTATGAAAACACAAGATAGCTAATGGAATTGCGACTATTCCTATTACGTCGAATACATTCATTTACTTCACCTCGCGATTCTGTTTCCTCTTGTAATGTTCACCAGCGTTATCGGCGATCCAACTATTAAATGAACATAATTCAATGACAAGGTTATAAGTCATCAACACCAGTGCATAAATCAGTAAAATCTTTCCGTCTGCTTTAGTGCCGATTAATAAACCCACTCCGAATATATATAATCCGTAGGTTAACCTATTTAGGTTTCTGTACATTTTTTTCATTTTGTTTTTTATCGTCCTTTCCTTTAATAGTGTACGTATGCGTGATGCCTGTTTTACGTGTCATAACGTTACAATATGCTTGACCTAATAAATCAATATTTACTTGATCTGCCATTTTATTCACCTCACTTGATATTTAAGATTTTTTTGATTTTCTGAACTTGCTCTTCTGAACGTCTACGACCATGAAGAATATCTGACAAGTAAGGGCTTGAAATCCCCAGTTGTTTTGCTAACCAAGATTGGTTTTTGCCTGCACGAATTAGAGCTGCTCTAACATCAATCGCTAAGTCTTGTGACATATTTATTACTCACTCCCTTTTATTTTTAATTTGTAAGCTAAAAAATTAGCTAATTTAATAAAACCTGTTGACACATTTTAACCTATAGATTAAAATGTAATCATAGTTAAATAAGCCTTTTAAAGACTAGTAAATAAACACTATTACCGTTCCCCAACGATTTTTACATTTTATTTATTGGTTTTATTTGAGAACTTATTAGCTAATAAATTAGCTTACGGACATAGTATATTATTCTAAAGTTTAAAAGTCAACCATTTTCGACAAAAAATTAATCTTTAGAATAAAAATAGGTCTGTAAAGCTTTAAGGAGCTTTGATATGACAGCATTTGATAGAATAAAAAAAATTACAGACCGTAGAGGTATTTCCATTAATGAGTTAGAAAATCGAGTTGGAATTAGTCAAAATGTATTATATGGATGGAAGAAAAAAACTCCTGGCGGTGAAAATTTGACTAAAGTTGCTAAATATTTAAATATTTCCACTGATTATATTTTAGGAATAGTTGATAATCCAGAACCTTTTGTCGAAAAAAAAACTGATGATTTAGACGATGTACTAGATAACGTCATGAGCTTTGATGGTGAACCACTTGATGATCATGACAGAGAAGTTATTCGTGCTTACTTGAAAGGAAGATTCGGAAAATAATTTAAAGGTTGTGCTATATGAAAAGTATCAAAGAGTTGGTTGAAGAATATAATGTGGAGTTGGTCTTTACTACATTACACAAAAAAGCTTGCTTCGAATCAGAACATGGTGTGATTTTTGTTAATCAAAATTTATCTACTGAAGAACAAGAAGAAGCAATTTATCATGAATTTAAGCACGTGAAAGATCATGCTGATTTGATGGCACTATACAACATCCCTATTTTTAGATCAAAAATGGAAGCAGAAGCTGAACATTATATGTTCGAATGTTTGATTGAAAAAAACGATGGTCAGTTTAATTATTCTAACGTAATTACACATTATAATTTAAAAATGGGGCAAGAAACTTATCTAAAATAAAAAAGCCCGTGCGACAACACGGACTTATACCTCATTTCGAGATTTGCTGATAAAAATATTATAACAGAAATGAGGATTAATTTAAAAATGAAAAAAATAGCAATGCTAGGATTAGTGGTTATTAGTATTATTTCATTAGCTGCGTGTACTGATTCTGAAGTAACTAAGGTTGATTATGACAAGACTAATAATAGTATAGTTGAAACAGATAGTCATGCGAAAGCTGAGTTTGCAACCATCGCTGAAAAACAAATAACTAAAAACTATGCAATTGATAATTTTAAAATTGATTTATCTAGCATCAAAGTTAACCAGTTTCCTGATGAAATTAACGCCGATACTGGTGAAGTATACAAGAATGTTATGAATGGTGGAGGAAAATTCACTTTTCAAGACAAAATTTATGATTTTTCGCTTATTTATTCAAAAAAAGACGAATCGAAATATACTGTTCTTTATTTATATAGCCCATTAGATAAAACAAAAACTATGGAAATACCATTAAAGAGCGATCAATAATCTATAAAAAAATAACGCACCCTCCGACCAAGAAGTTGTGCGTTAAAAATAGAACCAAAATAGGCTTATTTTGTTACGCCTATTTTACCAAAAATAATGAGGTGAAACAATGGCAAATGAAATAAAACAAGTAGCGTTATACATACGTGTGTCTACAGATCAACAAGCTAAACATGGTGATAGTTTGGATGAACAACAACACACTTTAAATGAATACGTAAGACAACAAGGAAATATGAGAGTATTCAAAACTTATATAGATGATGGCATTTCAGGTCAGAAACTATATCGTGATGAATTTCAAAAATTATTGGATGATGTTAAAAAAGGAAGAATCGATACGATCTTATTTACAAAATTAGATAGATGGTTTAGAAATTTACGTCATTATTTAAATATTCAAGAAATACTAGACAAAAACAATGTTACTTGGTTAGCCGTTACACAACCTTTCTTTAACACAGAAACAGCAATGGGCCGTTCATTTGTAAATCAATCAATGGGTTTTGCTGAGCTTGAAGCACAGATGACTTCTGAAAGAATACGTGCTGTTTTTGATAACAAAATACGAAAAGGTGAAGTCGTTAGTGGAAAAGTTCCCCTTGGCTACGAAATCAAAGACAAACATCTTGTTCCAAATGAAAAAGCTGAAATAGTAAAAGAAATTTTCCAGTACTATTTAGAAACTGGTAGCATGCGTGCCACCGTTAGACATTTAGAAAATCATTTCAGCATGACAAGAGATTATCAAAGCGTTCGGCAAATGCTTACTAATAGAAAATACATTGGTGAATTACGAGATAATAAAAATTTTTGTGAACCTATTATTGATCGTGACGTATTCGAAAGGGTACAATTACAACTTTCAAAAAATATTCGTATGAATAAAAAACGCGACTATATGTTTACTGGATTGTTAGTTTGTAGTGAATGTGGTTGTAATTATTCCGCCACGGCGGTTATTAGCCGATATGTACGCAAAGACGGTACGACAAACCCGAATGAAAGACATTTATATAGATGCACCAAAAACCGTAATAACGTAAAAAAATGTAGTAATAAAAAAGGTATATATGAAACTACACTAGAAAATTTCCTTCTGGAAAATATTGAAAAACAAGCAGAAGAGCTGTCTGTAAAAATGCAACAAGAACCCGAAGTAAAAAAAACTAAGAATACTAACGATAAAATAAAAAAGAAAATAGATAGACTAAAAAAAGCTTATCTAAATGAGGTTATAACATTAGAGGAATATAAAAAAGACAGAGAAGAATTAGAAGCACTTTTAATACCTGAAAGAGATAATAAAATTGCTAAAATTGATTTGAACTCACTGCATAACTACTCTACTGCTGAATTTAGAGATGGATATAAACAGCTAACTATTTCGGAAAAAAGTTCTTTATGGCGGCAAGTGATTAAAAATATTGTGGTTTATCCAGATGGAAATTTGAAAATAAATTTTTTAGGATATTGATTTTATTTGCACTAATAAATACTAACCAGATGGATGATTATGAGCTAATAGTATGCGAGCAGAAGAATATTTAACCGCTTCCCGAAAAATTTCGCGTGGATGAGCAATACTTTGATTCAGTGAACCTTTGAAAATCGTTTTCTGTTGGATAATGTCATTCTTGGTATTCAAGTAAATACAAATTAAATGTTCTTGTTGCAGCCCCTTCATCTCTTGGAGTAATCGTTGAGCGACTTGTTGACTGGACGTAACTTTGCCAAATTTGATTTGACTACTTTGATAAATTCGACACCCCAATTCAATGGCCGCACGTAATTCAATGGCTTTCACTTGGCCAATGCCTTTAATAGCCATTAACTCGTTCAACGTGGCTTGCTGCAAATAAGAAAGCTGCTTAAACTGTTTTAACAGCGTTGCGGCAACAGTCATCACGTCTGCTTCTTTTGAGCCAGTGCGTAACAGAATCGCCAACAACTCTTGATTCGATAATGCTTTTTCTCCTATCGCCAAGAGCCGTTCTCGTGGTAAACAATCACTCGGCATCTCACGAATAAACAGATCCGATACTTGCATAAAAAAACCTCCTTTGCTAGTCATTAATAAACTACGCAAAGGAGTGTTGTTTTTATTATTTTAAATAATGTGGCGCTTGATGTAAACTCTCCAAGACATGTAATGTTTTCTCTTGGATAACTTCAGTTGGTTGCAATAAATCAGGTACCATGATCACTGGAATGCCCGCACTATGAGCCGCACTTACCCCATGAAATGAGTCTTCGAAAATCAAGGTTTTCGGGGCTTCTGTTCCTAAAAGTTGACGAGCTTTTTGAAAAATTTCTGGGTCTGGTTTTGCTCGTTTAACATCCTCTGCTGAAACGATCCCTACAAAACGATCCTGAATCCCAGCATGGCTTAATAACATTTCAATTGCTGGACGGACGTTACTTGAAGCAACTAATCGAGGAATTTTTTGATCATCTAAAAAGTCGAGAAATTCCACCACCCCTGGTTTTAAAGGTACATTACCAGATTGAAACTCTTGCAGGGTATCATCATAAGAACGGCGGATAAATTCTTCCACTGTGTCGTGACCATAGGATGCATAAATACGTCGGTAATTCTCTTGTACTTCTTCATCGGAAATCCCAACATAGTCTAAATAGACTTCTTTACTATATGGTAACCCCATTGCATCTGCTACTTTTTGAGTAGATGTATAGTAAATCAACTCCGTATCAAAAAGCAACCCATCCATATCAAAAATTACGCCATCAAATTTCTTCATCATTTCCTCCTATAGTTAAAAGTAATTCTCTTACTTGAGAAACAAAATATAATGAACCTGTTACTAATAATAAATCATCTGTCGACATTTTTTCTAAAATTTCGCCTAAGCCAAATTGCCATAAAGACACAATTTCTGTTAAATCGTCTTCATATTTTTCCATTTCTGTAAGTGCAATAGCTTTAGGGTAATCAAAGCTAGTTAAGTAAAGATGCGCATTCGGTACTTGCTTTAAGTCCTGAATCATCTCATCCACATCTTTAGTTGCTAAAGCTGAAAATAAAATATGAATCGTGTGTTGTGGAAACTCTTTGCGCAAGTTTTCAACTAAGCGTTTTACTGCATGATCATTGTGGGCACCATCTAAAACAA from Enterococcus faecalis includes the following:
- a CDS encoding DnaD domain protein; amino-acid sequence: MAIGGWIKLYRTIQDHWIWENPQYLKWWLDLIFMANHQDRKILFDGELKTVKVGERITSEKKLSERWEVSRNTVRKFLDLLVKDDMIELSRSRQNGTWYKVSNYAEYQSFSEMKKQRSEQQAAHQTEQRTEHKQEPKEPKNLRSNNNNNKGSSIRSIWENNGFGLMSSKTMTDFDYWISDFEKIGASQKDAEQLIVKAIEIAIDANARNYNYINAILKDWEQRGFKSVDDREAARKQKKTIKQQKSNTGHSDYDDLGF
- a CDS encoding PD-(D/E)XK nuclease-like domain-containing protein: MSQRLKKTIILSDENYYSQEADLAYMSVSQYKKFLECEAAALAKLKGEWTPENDPKALLVGNYVHSYFESPEIHEAFKEENKSKMFSSRKPFGLLKDFQIAEQMIERLKQEEAFLNIYQGEKEVIVTGEIGGAMWKGKIDCLNLEEKYFVDIKTTKDMHEKKWDERLNRKANFIERFGYVLQMAVYCELLRQQYDKNFLPLIAAVSKQTPSEAKLITISEEKMIYELEELKENIEHVVRVKKGEEEPISCGTCEYCRGHNKITNFTSMDDL
- a CDS encoding recombinase RecT → MMGEIILQKDVTDAVSNRIKGLEQDGLQLPANYNASNALKSAWFAIQKVQDRNKRPALEVVTKESVANTLLDMVVQGLSPAKTQCYFVVYGKELQMQRSYFGTQAVLKRLSNVKDIWAEVVHKGDVFRIGSEKGRTVVKEFEPDFANQDNEIIGAFAVIEKNDGERVYTVMTKKEIDKSWSKAKTKNVQNDFPGEMAKRTVINRAAKTFINTSDDSDLLTDAINRTTEYEYDENRRKEAEPVADTAIALEEKLFANNKKVIEQENDIEQANPIEKEDLTKTAEQILEEPVQETLDVMAGYETNQKESEADVSTIEEDDYPF
- a CDS encoding helix-turn-helix domain-containing protein: MSQDLAIDVRAALIRAGKNQSWLAKQLGISSPYLSDILHGRRRSEEQVQKIKKILNIK
- a CDS encoding helix-turn-helix domain-containing protein — translated: MTAFDRIKKITDRRGISINELENRVGISQNVLYGWKKKTPGGENLTKVAKYLNISTDYILGIVDNPEPFVEKKTDDLDDVLDNVMSFDGEPLDDHDREVIRAYLKGRFGK
- a CDS encoding ImmA/IrrE family metallo-endopeptidase, producing MKSIKELVEEYNVELVFTTLHKKACFESEHGVIFVNQNLSTEEQEEAIYHEFKHVKDHADLMALYNIPIFRSKMEAEAEHYMFECLIEKNDGQFNYSNVITHYNLKMGQETYLK
- a CDS encoding recombinase family protein; translation: MANEIKQVALYIRVSTDQQAKHGDSLDEQQHTLNEYVRQQGNMRVFKTYIDDGISGQKLYRDEFQKLLDDVKKGRIDTILFTKLDRWFRNLRHYLNIQEILDKNNVTWLAVTQPFFNTETAMGRSFVNQSMGFAELEAQMTSERIRAVFDNKIRKGEVVSGKVPLGYEIKDKHLVPNEKAEIVKEIFQYYLETGSMRATVRHLENHFSMTRDYQSVRQMLTNRKYIGELRDNKNFCEPIIDRDVFERVQLQLSKNIRMNKKRDYMFTGLLVCSECGCNYSATAVISRYVRKDGTTNPNERHLYRCTKNRNNVKKCSNKKGIYETTLENFLLENIEKQAEELSVKMQQEPEVKKTKNTNDKIKKKIDRLKKAYLNEVITLEEYKKDREELEALLIPERDNKIAKIDLNSLHNYSTAEFRDGYKQLTISEKSSLWRQVIKNIVVYPDGNLKINFLGY
- a CDS encoding HAD family hydrolase; this translates as MMKKFDGVIFDMDGLLFDTELIYYTSTQKVADAMGLPYSKEVYLDYVGISDEEVQENYRRIYASYGHDTVEEFIRRSYDDTLQEFQSGNVPLKPGVVEFLDFLDDQKIPRLVASSNVRPAIEMLLSHAGIQDRFVGIVSAEDVKRAKPDPEIFQKARQLLGTEAPKTLIFEDSFHGVSAAHSAGIPVIMVPDLLQPTEVIQEKTLHVLESLHQAPHYLK